In Alkalihalobacillus sp. FSL W8-0930, a single window of DNA contains:
- a CDS encoding response regulator transcription factor, translating to MLDETRILIVEDELSIARILKLELEHEGYQTETAPDGLKAWELLQNHSWSLLLLDVMLPGLSGMEVLRRLRDRNDQTPVIMLTARDTVIDKVSGLDLGANDYVTKPFDIEELLARIRVHLRGVQTLKQEENHLKIADLEINTSSHEVTRAKKEISLTAREYELLLFFVNHPHQVLSRDQLLQKVWGYDYLGDSNIVDVYVRYLRQKIDKDVSHKLIHTVRGAGYILKDQNA from the coding sequence ATGTTGGATGAAACTCGAATATTGATTGTTGAAGATGAACTGAGTATCGCTCGTATCCTAAAGTTAGAGCTGGAGCACGAAGGGTATCAAACCGAAACCGCTCCAGATGGATTAAAGGCATGGGAACTTCTTCAAAACCATTCATGGTCCCTTCTTTTATTAGACGTGATGTTGCCAGGTCTGAGTGGCATGGAAGTTCTAAGACGACTACGTGATCGGAATGATCAAACTCCCGTCATTATGCTAACAGCCCGTGACACGGTGATTGATAAAGTTTCTGGTTTGGACTTAGGTGCAAACGACTATGTAACAAAACCTTTTGATATCGAAGAACTTCTGGCACGTATTCGCGTCCATTTAAGGGGAGTACAAACACTTAAACAAGAAGAAAATCACTTAAAAATTGCTGATTTAGAGATAAATACATCTTCTCATGAGGTTACACGAGCAAAAAAAGAAATTTCACTCACTGCTCGTGAATATGAATTGCTATTATTTTTCGTCAATCACCCCCATCAAGTCCTCAGTCGTGATCAGCTCCTACAAAAAGTATGGGGTTATGATTATTTGGGAGACTCGAATATTGTTGATGTGTACGTTCGATACCTCCGTCAAAAAATTGATAAGGATGTTTCACATAAGCTCATTCATACGGTTCGAGGCGCGGGGTATATACTAAAGGACCAAAACGCATGA
- the gcvT gene encoding glycine cleavage system aminomethyltransferase GcvT — protein MADLKQTPIYDLYKDYQAKTIDFGGWALPVQFSSIKAEHEAVRTKAGLFDVSHMGEFEVTGEESLDFLQKLLTNDLSKLVDGQAIYTAMCYENGGTVDDLLVYRKSASDYLVVVNASNIDKDWDWMVQHKPSSVEMENVSEQTALLAIQGPHAESILQQVTDEPLAEIRPFHFKDQVTVAGVNALLSRTGYTGEDGFELYISSEDAPTLWKQLLSTGESKGLVPCGLGARDTLRFEAKLALYGQELTKDISPLEAGIGFAVKVNKEVPFIGQEALKKQKEEGLTRKLVGIEMLDKGIPRAGYEVYVGEEQIGFVTTGTQSPTLGKNIGLAILDTRYTELGSKVEVQIRKKRIQAEVVGTPFYKRPRP, from the coding sequence ATGGCTGACTTAAAACAAACCCCTATTTATGACTTGTACAAGGATTATCAGGCGAAAACAATTGATTTTGGAGGATGGGCACTGCCTGTTCAATTCTCAAGTATTAAAGCTGAACACGAGGCAGTTAGAACAAAAGCAGGTCTATTTGACGTATCTCATATGGGTGAATTTGAGGTAACTGGAGAAGAGTCTCTGGATTTTTTACAGAAACTTCTCACAAATGATCTTTCAAAACTAGTTGACGGCCAAGCGATCTACACAGCAATGTGTTACGAAAATGGTGGAACGGTTGATGACTTATTAGTCTATCGGAAATCGGCTAGCGATTATCTTGTTGTTGTTAATGCTTCAAATATTGATAAAGACTGGGACTGGATGGTGCAACATAAACCAAGCTCGGTTGAAATGGAAAATGTGTCAGAGCAGACAGCGTTACTTGCTATCCAAGGACCTCATGCTGAATCCATTCTTCAACAGGTAACAGACGAGCCTCTTGCTGAGATCCGTCCCTTCCATTTTAAGGACCAAGTAACAGTTGCGGGAGTGAATGCTCTTCTTTCAAGAACTGGTTACACAGGCGAAGATGGGTTTGAGCTATATATCTCATCTGAAGATGCCCCGACACTTTGGAAGCAGCTTCTTTCTACTGGAGAATCTAAAGGGCTTGTGCCATGTGGACTAGGCGCACGTGATACGCTTCGTTTTGAAGCGAAGTTAGCATTATACGGGCAAGAGTTAACAAAAGATATCTCGCCACTTGAAGCCGGTATCGGTTTTGCTGTGAAAGTAAACAAAGAGGTTCCTTTTATTGGACAAGAAGCACTTAAGAAACAAAAAGAAGAAGGACTTACTCGTAAGCTTGTCGGAATTGAAATGCTTGATAAAGGGATTCCAAGAGCCGGATACGAGGTATATGTAGGCGAAGAGCAGATCGGGTTTGTGACAACAGGTACACAATCTCCAACTCTAGGTAAAAACATTGGCCTTGCCATACTTGATACTCGTTATACGGAGCTTGGCTCAAAGGTAGAGGTTCAAATTCGCAAAAAGCGGATACAAGCTGAAGTTGTAGGCACTCCATTTTACAAACGACCACGTCCATAG
- the gcvPA gene encoding aminomethyl-transferring glycine dehydrogenase subunit GcvPA: MNNRYLPMTETDRDEMLQAIGVDSIEELFADIPSDIRFKGQLNIERALKEPELIKFFNGLAAKNTSTKSVPSFLGAGVYDHYIPSIVNHVISRSEFYTAYTPYQPEISQGELQAIFEFQSMICELTGMDLANSSMYDGPTSLAEAAMMSCGHTKKKTILVSKAVHPEARDVLKTNAYGQGLTVIEIDTKNGVTDLDLLKEHYNDDTACVLVQYPNFFGHVEPLADIEAITHQGKALLAVSSNPLALGLLKSPGEFGADIVVGDAQPFGISMQFGGPHCGYFATTKKLMRKVPGRLVGQTVDDQGQRGFVLTLQAREQHIRRDKATSNICSNQALNALAASVAMTAIGKKGVKDMAYQNVQKAAYLKAKLKEEGVHVVHEGPTFNEFVIQLNQSVKEVNETLLEKGFIGGYELERDDQSLKGQMLLCVTEVRTKEELDAFASELGALQ; this comes from the coding sequence ATGAATAATCGTTACTTACCAATGACAGAAACGGATCGCGACGAAATGCTTCAAGCGATTGGTGTTGACTCAATTGAAGAATTATTTGCTGATATCCCGAGCGATATTCGTTTTAAGGGGCAGTTAAATATTGAAAGAGCTTTAAAAGAACCAGAACTCATTAAATTTTTTAATGGACTTGCAGCAAAAAATACGTCTACTAAAAGCGTGCCTTCATTTCTAGGAGCAGGCGTGTACGATCACTACATTCCTTCGATTGTGAACCATGTGATTTCTCGTTCTGAATTTTACACGGCATATACACCGTATCAGCCTGAGATCTCCCAAGGAGAACTTCAAGCCATCTTTGAATTCCAAAGTATGATTTGTGAACTAACAGGAATGGATCTTGCGAATTCTTCTATGTATGATGGTCCCACATCACTTGCTGAAGCGGCAATGATGAGCTGCGGTCATACTAAAAAGAAAACCATTCTTGTATCAAAAGCTGTTCATCCAGAAGCCCGCGACGTGCTTAAAACAAATGCATATGGCCAAGGATTAACAGTGATTGAGATTGATACAAAAAATGGAGTAACTGATTTAGATCTTTTGAAAGAACATTATAATGATGATACGGCTTGTGTGCTTGTTCAATATCCTAACTTCTTTGGCCATGTAGAACCTCTTGCAGATATTGAAGCTATTACTCATCAAGGAAAAGCCTTACTTGCTGTATCAAGTAACCCACTTGCATTAGGATTGCTAAAATCACCAGGTGAATTCGGTGCAGATATTGTGGTAGGAGATGCACAGCCATTTGGTATTTCGATGCAATTTGGTGGACCACACTGTGGATATTTTGCAACAACAAAGAAATTAATGCGTAAGGTTCCAGGCCGCTTAGTTGGGCAAACCGTTGATGATCAAGGACAGCGCGGATTTGTGTTAACTCTTCAAGCGCGTGAACAGCATATTCGTCGTGACAAAGCGACATCTAATATCTGCTCGAACCAGGCATTAAATGCGCTTGCCGCATCTGTGGCCATGACGGCTATTGGTAAAAAAGGCGTAAAAGACATGGCTTATCAAAATGTACAAAAAGCTGCTTATTTAAAAGCAAAGCTTAAAGAAGAAGGCGTTCACGTTGTTCATGAAGGTCCGACATTTAATGAATTTGTAATTCAATTAAACCAATCTGTAAAAGAAGTAAATGAAACGCTTCTTGAGAAAGGGTTTATTGGAGGATATGAATTGGAACGTGACGATCAGTCACTTAAAGGTCAAATGTTACTTTGTGTAACTGAGGTACGCACGAAAGAAGAGCTAGATGCATTTGCGAGTGAATTGGGGGCATTACAATGA
- a CDS encoding DUF2759 family protein encodes MFLAIVFLIITILAVIGGIREMKRMNLFAVGFSFVTVLVFGFFSVMTLYSLITTGEGAP; translated from the coding sequence TTGTTTCTTGCCATCGTGTTTTTAATCATTACAATTCTTGCAGTGATTGGTGGAATTCGTGAAATGAAACGGATGAACTTATTTGCTGTAGGATTTTCGTTTGTAACGGTTTTAGTTTTTGGGTTTTTCTCCGTCATGACGTTGTACTCATTAATCACAACTGGAGAAGGTGCACCTTAA
- a CDS encoding PepSY domain-containing protein, whose amino-acid sequence MKKPMILTLTTLLAIGGTSVAIASTGANATETEPTLSLNSKGKPVNEQEASALAEAFIGGNVTDIEKDDDGTIEVEVKRDGEEFDVEILQQTGQIVNVDGNLLKIDPTNQKIISVEEAETAAKKAVNEEDIMKVELEIDNGLYVYEIEFNVDGEDEDVKINAETGSIVSMDDAFKANLHEQGDLISIDEAKLIATGEFDQKATVTEIEHDTDDGFSVYEMELLVDGVEYDVEIDAVSKAILKNERD is encoded by the coding sequence ATGAAAAAACCAATGATTTTGACATTAACAACGCTGCTGGCGATTGGAGGAACATCTGTTGCGATTGCATCAACAGGAGCAAATGCAACGGAAACGGAACCAACTCTGTCTTTAAATTCCAAGGGTAAGCCCGTTAATGAACAAGAGGCTTCTGCTTTAGCTGAAGCATTTATCGGAGGAAACGTGACAGATATTGAAAAGGATGATGACGGCACCATTGAGGTTGAAGTGAAACGTGATGGCGAAGAATTTGATGTAGAGATCCTTCAACAAACAGGCCAAATTGTAAATGTCGATGGGAACCTCTTGAAGATTGATCCTACAAATCAAAAGATTATTTCTGTAGAAGAAGCAGAAACAGCTGCAAAAAAAGCGGTTAATGAAGAGGACATCATGAAAGTTGAACTTGAAATAGATAACGGGTTATATGTATATGAGATTGAATTTAATGTAGATGGTGAAGATGAAGATGTCAAAATTAACGCCGAAACAGGATCCATTGTCTCAATGGATGATGCTTTCAAAGCGAATCTTCATGAGCAAGGTGATCTAATCTCTATAGATGAAGCCAAATTAATTGCCACTGGTGAGTTTGATCAAAAAGCAACTGTAACTGAAATCGAGCATGATACGGATGACGGTTTTTCTGTATACGAAATGGAACTACTAGTAGACGGTGTTGAATATGATGTTGAGATCGATGCTGTCTCAAAAGCAATTCTTAAAAATGAAAGAGATTGA
- a CDS encoding SNF2-related protein, whose amino-acid sequence MTVPIHFDDSWRFEFLHRLDSDGQWASWENYCLAYEAHHYQKVADFHGLLAPAHLPQLEPFPHQLEVAKTVIEEMNGKAILADEVGLGKTIEAGLILKEYMIRGLAKKILILVPASLVSQWAVELNSKFYIPAIPQKKSYVWEQCDVVVASIDTAKRQPHRDLVLNQSYDLVIIDEAHKLKNPNTKNYEFIRSLKKKFCLLLTATPVQNKLEEIFNLVSLLKPGHLGDLTSFEKEFRSSGRSPKNDEKLRALVNKVMVRNRREETGIKWTKRIVETVPITFSEEERALYDAISQMGANHFSLLTLKREICSSREATFMTLKKLIEKAEEEGRDNKEATALLEQAAKVERHAKAERALELIKQIDGKVIIFTEYRATQLYLQWYLKQHGIVSVPFRGGFKRGKKDWMRELFKNHAQVLIATEAGGEGINLQFCSHIINYDLPWNPMRIEQRIGRIHRLGQQHDVRIYNFAVQNTVEQKILDLLYDKIHLFEKVIGQLDEILTRIQLPNIDEYVKDVLLHSDSEGEVNIKLTHLASVMNDAAEESEDENGEDYHESVRSS is encoded by the coding sequence ATGACAGTTCCTATACATTTTGATGATTCATGGCGTTTTGAATTTCTTCACCGGCTTGATTCTGATGGTCAATGGGCCAGTTGGGAAAACTATTGTTTAGCCTATGAAGCTCACCACTATCAGAAAGTTGCAGATTTTCATGGCTTATTGGCTCCTGCACACCTACCTCAGCTTGAACCATTCCCACATCAATTAGAGGTTGCAAAAACTGTTATCGAAGAAATGAATGGAAAGGCCATTCTTGCCGATGAAGTGGGGCTTGGAAAAACAATCGAAGCAGGTCTGATCTTAAAAGAGTACATGATCCGAGGCTTAGCTAAAAAAATCTTAATACTTGTCCCTGCTTCCCTCGTTTCTCAGTGGGCGGTTGAATTAAATAGCAAATTCTATATTCCCGCCATTCCTCAAAAAAAATCGTATGTGTGGGAACAATGTGATGTCGTTGTTGCATCCATTGATACGGCAAAACGACAGCCACACCGGGATCTGGTGCTCAACCAATCCTATGACCTTGTTATTATTGACGAAGCACACAAACTGAAAAACCCGAACACTAAAAACTACGAGTTCATTCGTAGTCTTAAGAAAAAATTCTGTCTGCTCTTAACAGCTACACCTGTTCAAAATAAACTAGAAGAAATCTTTAATCTGGTATCCCTTCTAAAGCCAGGACATTTAGGAGACTTAACAAGCTTTGAAAAAGAATTCCGTTCAAGCGGACGCTCTCCTAAAAATGATGAAAAGCTTCGCGCTTTAGTCAATAAAGTCATGGTGCGTAATCGCCGTGAGGAAACCGGGATTAAGTGGACAAAACGGATCGTTGAAACGGTTCCAATTACATTTAGTGAAGAAGAAAGAGCATTGTATGATGCCATATCTCAGATGGGAGCAAATCATTTCTCCCTACTTACTTTAAAACGTGAAATTTGCTCAAGTCGTGAAGCGACATTTATGACGTTAAAGAAGTTAATTGAAAAAGCAGAAGAAGAAGGAAGAGACAACAAAGAAGCAACGGCTCTCCTAGAACAAGCGGCAAAAGTCGAGCGACACGCTAAGGCAGAGAGAGCACTTGAACTCATTAAACAGATTGATGGAAAAGTGATTATCTTTACTGAATACCGGGCTACACAGCTTTACCTTCAATGGTACTTGAAACAACATGGCATTGTTTCCGTACCTTTCCGAGGCGGCTTTAAACGCGGGAAAAAAGATTGGATGAGAGAGCTTTTTAAGAATCATGCTCAAGTCCTGATTGCAACCGAAGCCGGGGGCGAAGGAATTAACCTTCAATTCTGTAGTCACATTATTAACTACGATCTCCCTTGGAATCCTATGAGAATTGAGCAGCGCATTGGGAGGATCCACCGATTAGGTCAGCAGCACGATGTACGGATTTATAATTTCGCTGTCCAAAACACCGTCGAACAAAAAATATTAGATCTGCTCTATGACAAGATTCATTTATTTGAAAAGGTCATTGGACAACTGGACGAAATTTTAACACGTATTCAATTACCGAACATCGATGAATATGTAAAGGATGTTCTTCTCCATTCGGATTCCGAAGGCGAAGTCAATATAAAATTAACCCATCTAGCATCAGTCATGAATGATGCAGCAGAAGAAAGCGAAGATGAGAACGGAGAGGATTATCATGAATCAGTCCGAAGTTCGTAA
- a CDS encoding YqhG family protein, with the protein MNQSEVRNYVERYFEANDCPPVERQPDFLTVQLSIDMDKLLMNRPFYWHYLEKTGGSPNPMKMTLITESTPNTKDMKGEYIHFGSPRLHQLFQSTKALGSYIRMYEDVQVSRSQSTALQPWINVNAKVSFQCDRKKDVILSLGLNLIHGQIVTDFHTKMTEISLTPKLPDYCFTMASLIKPASGLIRLQKMIQTFAHNEPDDWAVQARQRWQQDAELLESFYEEYEEKPESYQLEKEALREQYEPRIEVEMINGGLFFLQQQVFTQKNGHSAN; encoded by the coding sequence ATGAATCAGTCCGAAGTTCGTAATTATGTTGAACGCTATTTTGAAGCAAATGATTGTCCTCCTGTAGAACGTCAACCTGACTTTCTAACCGTTCAACTATCAATTGATATGGATAAATTACTCATGAATCGTCCCTTTTACTGGCACTATCTAGAGAAAACTGGCGGTTCACCTAATCCAATGAAAATGACACTTATTACAGAGTCTACGCCGAATACAAAAGATATGAAGGGAGAATATATTCACTTTGGCTCCCCTCGCCTTCATCAATTGTTTCAATCAACAAAGGCGCTCGGATCCTATATTCGAATGTACGAGGATGTTCAAGTGAGTCGTAGTCAATCTACCGCACTTCAACCTTGGATTAACGTCAATGCAAAGGTATCATTTCAATGCGATCGTAAAAAGGATGTGATTTTATCATTAGGATTAAATCTCATTCATGGACAGATTGTGACTGACTTTCACACAAAGATGACGGAGATTTCGCTTACACCGAAGCTTCCAGACTATTGTTTTACCATGGCTTCACTCATTAAGCCCGCAAGTGGTCTGATCCGATTACAAAAAATGATTCAAACCTTCGCACATAACGAACCGGACGATTGGGCCGTTCAAGCAAGACAGCGCTGGCAACAGGATGCAGAACTACTTGAGAGTTTTTATGAAGAGTATGAAGAGAAACCAGAAAGTTATCAATTAGAAAAAGAAGCACTACGTGAACAATATGAACCTCGAATCGAAGTAGAAATGATCAACGGCGGTCTTTTCTTTTTACAGCAGCAAGTGTTCACACAAAAAAATGGACATTCCGCCAACTAG
- a CDS encoding PepSY domain-containing protein translates to MIKHPIRMVLSLFVLAATGFVIYLILPASDSSLTLEEATEQIEAQYGSSPVEITLDDGVYTAVIERKEGLYKVELSEETGSILSLVLIETNAVQPIGESITASDARELILELLPPSATIKDLELLDVENPPVWEAEVEYMDRDGDIALHAETGEVIRNSFEEDLSPSYLSEQDAIDIALQEINGMVDDVDLEESDGRMVYEIEIENQETDEDVTVIIDAITGQIIQFEY, encoded by the coding sequence ATGATTAAACACCCCATTCGAATGGTTCTCTCTTTATTTGTTCTTGCTGCGACTGGCTTTGTTATCTATTTAATATTACCAGCTTCTGATTCTTCGTTGACTTTAGAAGAAGCAACCGAACAGATTGAAGCTCAGTATGGAAGTAGCCCTGTTGAAATTACGTTAGATGATGGAGTGTATACTGCTGTAATTGAGCGAAAAGAGGGTCTTTATAAGGTGGAACTGAGCGAAGAGACAGGATCTATTCTTTCTTTAGTTTTAATTGAAACGAATGCAGTTCAACCAATAGGAGAGTCTATAACAGCGAGTGACGCCCGGGAACTGATTCTTGAACTACTCCCTCCTTCAGCTACTATAAAAGATTTAGAGTTACTCGATGTGGAGAACCCTCCTGTTTGGGAAGCAGAAGTTGAATATATGGACAGAGATGGCGATATTGCTCTTCATGCAGAAACAGGAGAAGTCATTCGAAATTCATTTGAAGAAGATCTCTCACCGTCCTATCTATCAGAACAAGACGCTATAGATATTGCTCTTCAAGAAATTAATGGCATGGTGGATGATGTGGATCTTGAAGAGTCCGATGGAAGAATGGTCTATGAGATTGAGATAGAGAATCAGGAGACGGATGAGGACGTAACGGTCATTATCGATGCAATCACCGGACAAATCATACAATTTGAATATTAA
- the gcvPB gene encoding aminomethyl-transferring glycine dehydrogenase subunit GcvPB produces the protein MSTDNQALIFELSKPGRVGHSLPDLDIPEVDLSSLIPDEFIRVEEPELPEVSELQIMRHYTALSKRNHGVDSGFYPLGSCTMKYNPKINEDVARIDGLANVHPYQPVKQVQGSLELLHNLQTSLAEITGMDEVTLQPAAGAHGEWTGLMMIRAYHEARGDARRTKVIVPDSAHGTNPASATVAGFESITVRTDEHGLVDLDHLREVVSDETAALMLTNPNTLGLFESYIVEMASIIHEAGGKLYYDGANSNAILGIARPGDMGFDVVHLNLHKTFTGPHGGGGPGSGPVGVKKDLIEFLPKPLLVKTEDGYDFDYDRPNSIGRVKPYYGNYGINVRAYTYIRTMGPEGLRQVSEFAVLNANYMMRRLAPHYDLPYTQHCKHEFVLSGKRQKKLGVRTLDIAKRLLDFGYHPPTIYFPLNVEECMMIEPTETESKETLDEFIEAMIQIAKETEENPEIVQEAPHHTVIGRLDETLAARKPVLRYLKAE, from the coding sequence ATGAGCACAGATAACCAAGCATTGATTTTTGAATTAAGCAAACCAGGACGTGTTGGACATAGCTTGCCAGACCTTGATATCCCGGAAGTAGATCTTAGCTCACTTATACCTGATGAATTTATTCGTGTAGAAGAGCCAGAGCTTCCTGAAGTATCTGAGCTTCAAATTATGCGTCACTATACAGCGTTATCCAAGCGAAATCACGGCGTCGATTCAGGTTTTTATCCGCTTGGATCATGCACAATGAAATACAATCCTAAGATTAATGAGGATGTTGCGCGTATTGACGGACTTGCAAATGTTCACCCGTATCAGCCAGTAAAACAAGTTCAAGGTTCTTTGGAACTACTCCATAACCTTCAAACGTCACTTGCTGAAATTACCGGAATGGATGAGGTTACGCTACAACCAGCTGCCGGAGCGCATGGAGAGTGGACTGGGCTCATGATGATCCGCGCGTACCATGAAGCGAGAGGGGACGCTCGTCGTACAAAGGTCATCGTACCGGATTCAGCACACGGTACAAATCCTGCTTCAGCAACAGTTGCAGGATTTGAATCAATCACTGTGCGCACAGATGAGCACGGGTTAGTTGACCTTGACCATTTACGTGAAGTCGTCAGTGATGAAACAGCAGCATTAATGCTAACCAATCCGAATACACTAGGTTTATTTGAAAGTTACATTGTTGAAATGGCTTCAATTATCCACGAAGCGGGCGGAAAGCTTTACTATGATGGTGCAAACTCAAATGCCATTCTAGGAATTGCAAGACCTGGAGACATGGGCTTTGATGTAGTTCATTTAAACCTCCACAAAACATTTACCGGACCTCACGGTGGCGGTGGCCCAGGATCTGGACCAGTTGGTGTGAAGAAGGATCTGATTGAATTCCTACCTAAGCCTTTACTAGTTAAAACGGAAGATGGGTACGATTTTGATTACGATCGACCGAACTCCATTGGTCGAGTGAAGCCATATTACGGAAACTACGGAATCAACGTACGTGCGTACACTTACATTCGTACAATGGGTCCTGAAGGTTTACGACAAGTATCAGAGTTTGCTGTTTTAAACGCAAACTATATGATGAGACGCTTAGCTCCTCATTATGATCTGCCTTATACACAGCACTGCAAACACGAATTTGTCCTATCAGGCAAACGTCAGAAAAAGCTGGGTGTACGTACACTTGATATCGCTAAAAGACTTCTTGATTTCGGATATCATCCACCAACGATCTACTTCCCGTTGAATGTGGAAGAATGTATGATGATTGAGCCAACGGAGACAGAATCAAAAGAGACATTAGATGAATTTATTGAAGCAATGATTCAAATTGCTAAAGAAACAGAAGAGAACCCAGAAATCGTTCAAGAAGCTCCACATCACACAGTGATAGGACGTTTAGATGAAACACTAGCTGCACGTAAACCCGTGTTACGCTATCTAAAAGCTGAATAA
- a CDS encoding HAMP domain-containing sensor histidine kinase, translated as MRLQRRIIVVSTVGLFLILLIVNSAVYLFFKQFMEQSELTQIKDQGQSIVETIGDHQNPSVLLDNYIIGDGMLRVIRPGDYIEKVLTKSREYRQIPTTYSESEASSIVHYENKDYAVYKQPFIWNDGTVVTLEYVESISHYSNALSLLQTVLLTASVLVLIPSIVASVWLSRFILTPIRALIATMNEIRSNGTFKKMDVSSKNKDELTQMRITFNQMIDLLKENFEKQQQFVSDASHELKTPLTVIESYSTLLKRWGKKDPAILDEAVEAIYSEALRMRGMTQQMLDLAKGDQYSIQPLTELNATEITQEAAERLSRSFNRNIHFVAKETISFLGQEDLFKQLLFILIENAIKYSKKDIVIRLYTNQKSLTLQIEDKGIGIPENEQTAIFERFYRVSEDRNRESGGSGLGLSIAQKIVEQFQGTILVQSKIGVGSTFIVNIPTRLSKEVSQHD; from the coding sequence ATGAGGCTTCAACGTCGAATTATCGTTGTATCTACTGTTGGACTTTTTTTGATCTTGTTAATCGTCAATAGTGCTGTGTATCTTTTTTTCAAACAATTTATGGAACAATCCGAACTCACTCAGATTAAAGACCAGGGTCAGTCTATTGTTGAAACCATTGGAGATCACCAAAATCCAAGTGTATTATTGGACAACTATATCATTGGAGACGGTATGCTTCGTGTCATACGACCGGGCGATTACATTGAAAAGGTTCTTACAAAGTCTCGCGAGTATCGACAGATCCCTACTACCTATTCCGAAAGCGAAGCATCCTCGATTGTTCACTATGAAAACAAGGATTACGCAGTGTATAAACAGCCTTTCATATGGAATGACGGGACCGTTGTGACTCTAGAGTATGTAGAATCGATTTCTCACTATTCAAATGCTCTCAGTCTATTACAAACAGTACTCCTTACTGCCTCTGTCCTGGTTTTAATTCCTTCGATTGTTGCGAGTGTATGGCTTAGTCGATTTATCCTAACTCCTATACGTGCACTGATTGCAACAATGAACGAAATTAGGAGCAACGGAACGTTTAAAAAAATGGACGTCTCTTCCAAAAATAAAGATGAGTTAACTCAGATGCGTATCACGTTTAACCAAATGATAGACCTGCTAAAAGAAAATTTCGAAAAGCAACAGCAATTTGTTTCCGATGCTTCACACGAATTAAAAACACCACTCACTGTTATTGAAAGCTATTCCACACTTCTTAAGCGCTGGGGAAAAAAAGATCCCGCCATTCTAGATGAAGCGGTTGAAGCCATCTATTCAGAAGCACTCAGAATGCGAGGAATGACACAGCAAATGCTTGATCTAGCAAAAGGAGATCAGTATTCGATTCAACCATTAACAGAACTAAATGCAACTGAAATTACACAGGAGGCAGCTGAACGATTAAGCCGATCGTTTAACCGGAACATTCACTTCGTTGCAAAAGAGACCATTTCATTTCTTGGTCAGGAGGATCTGTTCAAACAATTGCTTTTTATCTTAATTGAAAATGCAATAAAATATAGCAAAAAAGACATTGTTATCAGGTTGTATACCAATCAAAAGTCCCTAACCCTTCAGATTGAAGACAAGGGTATTGGCATTCCTGAAAATGAGCAAACTGCTATATTTGAGCGCTTTTACCGCGTATCAGAAGACCGGAACCGGGAATCAGGAGGCTCTGGACTCGGACTCTCTATTGCCCAAAAGATCGTAGAGCAATTCCAAGGTACCATCCTTGTTCAAAGTAAAATTGGGGTAGGCTCCACTTTTATCGTGAATATTCCCACAAGGCTATCCAAGGAGGTGTCTCAACATGATTAA